The following proteins are encoded in a genomic region of Cricetulus griseus strain 17A/GY chromosome 7, alternate assembly CriGri-PICRH-1.0, whole genome shotgun sequence:
- the Neurl1b gene encoding E3 ubiquitin-protein ligase NEURL1B isoform X2, whose product MGNTVHRTLPDSSPPARLLATRPCYGPGPERRAVLGEAPRFHAQAKGKNVRLDGHSRRATRRNSFCNGVTFTQRPIRLYEQVRLRLVAVRPGWSGALRFGFTAHDPSLMSAQDIPKYACPDLVTRPGYWAKALPENLALRDTVLAYWADRHGRVFYSVNDGEPVLFHCGVAVGGPLWALIDVYGITDEVQLLESTFADTLTPLRLGQARLSACPPPGSHDTANFDNNELENNQVVAKLGHLALGRPDAAVPCVARERARPASSPALLDAELRFHATRGPDVSLSADRRLACAPRPDGGRTLVFSERPLRPGESLCVEVGRPGLAAPAAVAFGHVVSELPADPAALLDRKEYWVVARAGPVPSGGDSLSFTLRPGGDVLLAVNGRPRGRLLCVDTSQALWAFFVVRGGAAGQLRLLGTLQSSPETTTPSGSFSGSQDDSDSDMTFSVNQSSSASESSLVTAPSSPLSPPVSPVFSAPEPAGSRNGECTVCFDSEVDTVIYTCGHMCLCHSCGLRLRRQARACCPICRRPIKDVIKIYRP is encoded by the exons ACTCCAGCCCTCCTGCACGCCTCCTGGCCACCCGGCCTTGCTACGGCCCTGGCCCTGAGAGGCGAGCGGTCCTGGGCGAGGCACCACGCTTCCACGCTCAGGCCAAGGGCAAGAACGTGCGGTTGGATGGCCACTCGCGCAGGGCTACACGGCGCAACAGTTTCTGCAACGGAGTCACCTTCACACAGAGGCCCATCCGCCTGTATGAACAGGTGCGCCTGCGCTTGGTGGCCGTGCGTCCTGGCTGGAGCGGTGCCCTGCGCTTTGGCTTCACTGCGCATGACCCGTCGCTCATGAGCGCGCAGGACATCCCCAAGTACGCATGCCCCGACCTGGTCACACGGCCTGGATACTGGGCCAAGGCGCTGCCTGAGAACCTGGCGCTGCGGGACACGGTGCTGGCCTACTGGGCCGATCGCCATGGCCGCGTCTTCTACAGTGTCAACGATGGTGAGCCGGTGCTGTTCCACTGTGGCGTGGCCGTGGGAGGCCCACTCTGGGCACTCATTGACGTCTACGGCATCACTGATGAGGTGCAGCTGCTGG AGAGCACCTTCGCTGACACACTGACACCCCTGCGCCTGGGCCAGGCCCGCCTCAGCGCCTGCCCCCCTCCCGGCAGCCACGACACCGCCAACTTCGACAACAATGAGCTAGAGAACAACCAGGTGGTGGCCAAGCTGGGTCATCTGGCCCTCGGCCGTCCGGACGCCGCTGTCCCGTGCGTGGCCCGCGAACGCGCGCGGCCCGCCTCGTCACCCGCGCTGCTGGACGCCGAGCTGCGCTTCCACGCCACGCGCGGCCCCGACGTGAGCCTGTCTGCAGATCGCAGGCTGGCCTGCGCGCCCCGACCAGACGGCGGCCGCACGCTGGTGTTCTCCGAGCGGCCGCTGCGGCCGGGCGAGAGCTTGTGCGTGGAGGTGGGCCGGCCGGGCCTGGCGGCACCCGCGGCCGTGGCCTTCGGCCACGTCGTGTCAGAGCTGCCCGCCGACCCCGCCGCGCTGCTGGACCGCAAGGAATACTGGGTGGTGGCGCGCGCCGGGCCGGTCCCCAGCGGCGGCGACTCACTCAGCTTCACCCTGAGGCCGGGCGGCGACGTACTGCTGGCGGTGAACGGGCGCCCGCGGGGACGCCTGCTGTGCGTGGACACCTCGCAGGCGCTCTGGGCTTTCTTCGTGGTGCGCGGCGGAGCGGCGGGCCAGCTGCGCCTTCTGG GTACCCTGCAGTCCAGTCCTGAGACCACAACCCCTTCGGGGTCCTTCAGCGGCTCCCAGGATGACAGTGATTCAGACATGACCTTTAGTGTCAACCAGTCTTCCTCAGCATCAGAGTCATCTCTGG TGACAGCCCCCAGCTCCCCACTGAGTCCCCCGGTGTCCCCAGTCTTCTCTGCACCTGaaccagcaggcagcaggaatggAGAGTGTACAGTGTGCTTCGACAGCGAGGTGGACACAGTCATCTATACGTGTGGACACATGTGCCTCTGTCACAGCTGTGGCCTGCGGCTCCGAAGGCAAGCACGGGCCTGCTGCCCCATCTGCCGGCGGCCCATCAAGGATGTCATCAAGATCTACAGGCCGTAG